A genomic region of Oenanthe melanoleuca isolate GR-GAL-2019-014 chromosome 25, OMel1.0, whole genome shotgun sequence contains the following coding sequences:
- the LOC130263212 gene encoding G patch domain-containing protein 4, with amino-acid sequence MSVPEAPGRGMQFAETQLRRHGWQRGQGLGRRQDGIAEAIRVKVKCDTAGVGHDAAEPFTFHWWDHVFNKAAANIAVEAGQDGISVKALSEQGGRISNKKPRKAGSSGSLLYGRFVKSATLTACGEESIALPTSSESSEEEEKLDLSSVRRLTDEELVQACGGRTAHKGARHGLTMSAKLARLEEQERAFLATYRQQEPPESSQGKKKKRKQSRDGANPEVPQSQEPNREQEEVLEEEKVVKRKKNRGPSREEELTGEEEVMRKKKKKKVFTEPCGEQVSGEEGKVMKRKKPELSTDEEVVEEEGKAAKKRKKKKKKKQEEKDKEEPAETDIPLQDIDEPNLGHSPTKKRKKKKKKREPE; translated from the exons ATGAGCGTTCCGGAGGCGCCGGGCCGCGGGATGCAGTTCGCCGAGACGCAGTTGAGGCGGCACGGCTGGCAGCGAG ggcaggggctgggccgGCGGCAGGACGGCATCGCCGAGGCCATCCGGGTGAAGGTGAAGTGCGACACGGCGGGG GTCGGACACGACGCGGCCGAGCCCTTCACCTTCCACTGGTGGGACCACGTCTTCAACAAGGCGGCTGCCAACATCGCTGTGGAGGCTGGGCAG GATGGCATCTCTGTGAAGGCACTGTctgagcagggaggcaggatCAGCAACAAGAAGCCACGcaaggctggcagcagtgggagcctGCTGTACGGCCGCTTTGTGAAG tcagCCACGCTCACAGCCTGTGGGGAGGAGTCCATAGCACTGCCCACCAGCTCTGAGagcagtgaggaggaggagaagctggaCCTCTCTTCGGTCAGGAG GCTGACAGACGAGGAGCTGGTGCAGGCGTGCGGGGGCCGCACAGCACACAA GGGTGCCCGGCACGGCCTGACCATGAGTGCCAAGCTGGCAcgcctggaggagcaggaacgAGCCTTCCTGGCCACCTATCggcagcaggagcccccagagagcagccagggcaaaaagaagaaaaggaaacagtccagggatggagccaaCCCCGAGGTGCCACAGAGCCAGGAACCaaacagagagcaggaggaggtgttggaagaagaaaaggttgtgaagaggaaaaagaaccGGGGACCAAGCAGAGAAGAGGAGCTGACAGGAGAGGAAGAGGTcatgaggaagaagaagaagaagaaggtgTTCACAGAGCCTTGTGGAGAACAGGTATcgggagaggaggggaaagtCATGAAGAGGAAGAAGCCAGAGCTAAGCACAGATGAGGAGGTGGTAGAAGAGGAGGGGAAGGCtgcaaagaagagaaagaagaaaaagaagaagaagcaggaagagaaggacAAAGAAGAGCCAGCTGAAACAGACATACCTCTACAAGACATAGATGAGCCAAACTTGGGACACAGCCCTacaaagaagaggaagaagaagaagaagaagagagagcCAGAGTGA
- the NAXE gene encoding NAD(P)H-hydrate epimerase has product MPGPRALLRLGLLVAAARAGGRCRDRRWDRGWDWYRDRELGRCLPRRAMHVPGPTGLRFLGQEEAQAIDQELFNEYKFSVDQLMELAGLSCATAIAKAYPASSFTTSQPAVLVICGPGNNGGDGLVCARHLKMFGYQPTVYYPKQPSKPLFEGLTTQCKKMDIPFLTEFPAEAAFIDELYGLVVDAIFGFSFKGAVREPFGSILSTLEHITVPIASIDIPSGWDVEKGKADGLQPDMLISLTAPKKAAMHFTGRYHFLGGRFVPPALQQKYALNLPAYPGTDCVLQLA; this is encoded by the exons ATGCCGGGCCCGCGGGCGCTGCTGCGGCTCGGGCTGCTggtggcggcggcgcgggcgggcgggcggtgcCGGGACCGGCGCTGGGACCGGGGCTGGGACTGGTACCGGGACCGGGAGCTGGGCCGGTGTCTGCCCCGCCGAGCCATGCACGTCCCCGGCCCCACCGGGCTCCGCTTCCTGGG gcaggaggaggcccAGGCCATCGACCAGGAGCTCTTCAATGAGTACAAGTTCAGCGTGGACCAGCTgatggagctggcagggctgagctgtgccactgccatTGCCAAG GCCTACCCAGCCAGCTCCTTCACCACGAGCCAGCCCGCTGTGCTGGTGATCTGCGGGCCAGGGAACAACGGCGGTGATGGGCTGGTCTGCGCCCGGCACCTGAAGATGTTT GGCTACCAGCCAACCGTGTATTACCCCAAGCAGCCCAGCAAGCCCCTCTTCGAAGGTTTGACCACCCAGTGCAAGAAGATGGATATTCCTTTCCTCACTGAGTTCCCAGCTGAG gctgctttCATCGATGAGCTCTATGGCCTGGTGGTGGATGCCATTTTCGGCTTCAGCTTCAAGGGAGCAGTGCGGGAGCCCTTCGGCAGCATCCTCAGCACGCTGGAGCACATCACCGTGCCCATTGCCAGCATCGACATCCCCTCAG GCTGGGATGTGGAGAAGGGCAAGGCAGACGGGCTGCAGCCTGACATGCTGATCTCCCTGACGGCGCCCAAGAAGGCGGCGATGCATTTCACGGGCCGGTACCACTTCCTGGGGGGCCGGTTCGTGCCCCCTGCGCTCCAGCAGAAATACGCTCTGAACCTGCCGGCGTATCCCGGCACGGACTGCGTCCTGCAGCTCGCCTAG